A section of the Scomber scombrus chromosome 24, fScoSco1.1, whole genome shotgun sequence genome encodes:
- the LOC133976661 gene encoding LOW QUALITY PROTEIN: leucine-rich repeats and immunoglobulin-like domains protein 1 (The sequence of the model RefSeq protein was modified relative to this genomic sequence to represent the inferred CDS: deleted 1 base in 1 codon): MKELLFLLLVVTEASCRSHSTHSCEQRCKCQGDLKFTICSEANFTQLPGKVPAATELLDLSDNHIAVIPGRSFSKNRKLRFLLLQKNNISTVEDGGFSQLEFLQKLDLSWNRISTLSEGFSAGLALLRELQLAHNRLTSLDSQSFLHLDGLQRLNLSSNAIHTIHVRSFSSMSSLRQLHLEDNQLTSLMSGIFSMLRSLEVLNLAGNKINEMEDGVFKPLISMTLLNLAGNQMSAIYFKAFLGISTYSTHILLEENPWNCDCDLQRVFRKLRSIQRIYLDDYYNLTCKVPPVLRGYRLTEVDTELCIAETVTVLIITITVVITLLAAMVMGERKRKKQKRGSTGRSRGSFQMTSHSQNHLKHKLNSCSILSSLV, from the exons ATGAAGGAGTTGCTGTTCCTCCTGTTGGTGGTGACCGAGGCGTCCTGCAGGTctcacagcacacacagctgTGAGCAGCGCTGTAAGTGTCAGGGTGATCTGAAGTTCACCATCTGCTCCGAGGCCAACTTCACCCAGCTGCCTGGCAAAGTCCCGGCCGCCACCGAGCTCCTCGACCTGTCCGACAACCACATTGCCGTCATCCCAGGGCGCTCCTTCAGCAAAAACCGCAAGCTGCGTTTCCTCctgctgcagaaaaacaacatcagcACAGTGGAGGACGGCGGTTTCTCGCAGCTGGAGTTCCTGCAGAAGCTGGACCTGAGCTGGAACCGGATCTCCACCCTGAGCGAGGGCTTCTCCGCAGGCCTCGCCTTACTGAGGGAGCTGCAGCTGGCACACAACCGCCTCACCAGCCTGGACAGCCAGAGCTTCCTGCACCTGGACGGCCTGCAGAGGTTAAACCTGAGCAGCAATGCCATCCACACCATCCACGTGAGGTCCTTCTCCTCCATGAGCTCCCTGAGGCAGCTCCACCTGGAGGACAATCAGCTGACATCTCTGATGAGCGGCATCTTCTCCATGCTGCGCTCTTTGGAGGTCCTCAACCTGGCAGGGAACAAGATCAATGAGATGGAGGATGGTGTGTTCAAGCCGCTCATCAGCATGACTTTACTGAATCTAGCAGGCAACCAGATGTCCGCCATCTACTTCAAGGCGTTCCTCGGCATCAGCACCTACAGCACGCACATCCTGCTGGAGGAAAACCCGTGGAACTGCGACTGCGACCTCCAGAGGGTTTTCCGGAAGCTGCGCAGCATCCAGAGGATCTACCTGGACGACTACTACAACCTGACGTGCAAGGTGCCGCCCGTCCTGCGCGGATACCGGCTGACGGAGGTGGACACGGAGCTGTGCATCGCAGAGACGGTCACCGTgctcatcatcaccatcaccgtGGTGATCACCCTGCTGGCCGCCATGGTGATGGgcgagaggaagaggaagaagcagaag agggGAAGCACTGGACGCAGCAGGGGGAGCTTTCAGATGA cATCACACTCTCAGAATCACCTGAAGCACAAACTGAACAGCTGCAGTATTTTAAGCTCTCTCGTCTAA